Part of the Eleginops maclovinus isolate JMC-PN-2008 ecotype Puerto Natales chromosome 3, JC_Emac_rtc_rv5, whole genome shotgun sequence genome is shown below.
tttaaagagtcctctcctgctgatgttcaggtgtatatcagtatgtagtgtctctactttaaagagtcctctcctgctgatgttcaggtgtatatcagtatgtagtctctactttaaagagtcctctctgctgatgttcaggtgtatatcagtatgtagtgtctctacttttaaagagtcctctctgctgatgttcaggtgtatatcagtatgtagagtctctactttaaagagtcctctcctgctgatgttcaggtgtatatcagtatgtagagtctctactttaaagagtcctctcctgctgatgttcaggtgtatatcagtatgtagagtctctatttaaagagtcctctctgctgatgttcaggtgtatatcagtatgtagagtctctattttaaagagtcctctctgctgatgttcaggtgtatatcagtatgtagagtctctattttaaagagtcctctctgctgatgttcaggtgtatatcagtatgtagagtctctactttaaagagtcctctcctgctgatgttcaggtgtatatcagtatgtagagtctctactttaaagagtcctctcctgctgatgttcaggtgtatatcagtatgtagagtctctactttaaagagtcctctcctgctgatgttcaggtgtatatcagtatgtagagtctctactttaaagagtcctctcctgctgatgttcaggtgtatatcagtatgtagtgtctctactttaaagagtcctctcctgctgatgttcaggtgtatatcagtatgtagagtctctactttaaagagtcctctcctgctgatgttcaggtgtatatcagtatgtagagtctctactttaaagagtcctctcctgctgatgttcaggtgtatatcagtatgtagagtctctactttaaagagtcctctctgctgatgttcaggtgtatatcagtatgtagagtctctactttaaagagtcctctcctgctgatgttcaggtgtatatcagtatgtagagtctctactttaaagagtcctctcctgctgatgttcaggtgtatatcagtatgtagtgtctctactttaaagagtcctctcctgctgatgttcaggtgtatatcagtatgtagagtctctactttaaagagtcctctctgctgatgttcaggtgtatatcagtatgtagagtctctactttaaagagtcctctctgctgatgttcaggtgtatatcagtatgtagagtgtctttatttttttcagactgcctgtgctgcggcacctcttttcaccctctgctctgattggttagttcgtcggctctattgtgattgcGCAACCTCTTGGAGATCAAGtctaatgtgttggagcgcaaaCTGATACAACCATGAGTGATACATAGTGACGTCACTCTGtaacggaagtaaacaaaggagaggAGATACCCagaaaagcattatagggccccttgaAGCTATTTAAAGTCATCACCTTAGGACTAAAGAAGGTGGaataacagttttttgttttgtttcctccgTGCCGTAGTTCCCATAGAGGTCCGATACAAAGAGGCCACTCTCACCACCGCCAGGGGATCATCCGTCCAGCTCTCCTGCGAGGCAGTCTACGACTTTGAACAATGTCGTCAGCTGCACGTTGTGTGGGTTCGTGACGGTAAGAAAAGGGTAGAGCTGACTGACCCCAGAAGGTTCTTCACCACCGTGAGCGAGACGGTCTCTGAGGACGGCACGAGACGCAGGCAGGTCCTGACGGAGATCCTTGAGGTGATACCAGAGGACGCCGGTCAGTTTCAGTGCCAGGCTAAATGTGAGGATGGAGAGATGGCCATGGGACTTTTCATCTGGATCAATGTCAACGGTATGTTGAGAGGAAGAAATTGCCTCATTTTTTGTCTGTGGGCTGGAAATTGCCTCGGCTGATCGGTTCAGTATTGAAGGCTCTATAACAGCAATGCATCTGAAATACGgcagtaaaaaaacacactgctatTAAACCAGTGTGGCCATGTCAGGACCGTGGTCTGTCCACCAATTTGGGCACACTGAAGTACCAAATAGTGAATGGATTGCAATGAAAACTAGCTCAAGTATTCATGATCCCCTGAGGATGAATCCCAATCACTGTCTCTATCCCTCATGCAGAAATTGTATCATACTTCTCTACTGGATATTGGACATGAGATGTATTATGAAATGCAAACTGATGCCTTTTTTCTGTCCTGTTGTCTTGTCTTGCAGGTTGAACAGTGGACCagaacacattttccaaaagcaTCTCGAGACaaacctcttccttcttctaTTGAAGTAAATTGAAGAAACTAAACATAGCTGAAGAAGAACACATGTTAATTCCATAGCCACATACATATTCTTCCATTTAGAGGCAGGCGATATAAGGATGTGGATATTACGtgacaataaaagtgtgatTTGACCATGAACATATTCTGTTCTATTGATTTTtgaatgttgtatttttagCCAAAGGTACTCACAGGAAGCTCATTTGCAGAATTTGCCAAAAGCAGACATTCATGTGTCCAGGAATCGTATTCATTTCAACATATCTAGATTAATTTTGCAGAAAATGTACTCTATTCAATGCATACCCATATTTCCCATAGATAATTACTTCTGGACAAAGACAGGATGACAGAAAGGATCATGTGTTATTCCAGAATACAACTTTTGGGGGGGACAGCCCTGCAAACATTTCTAAAGTGAAAGCTAAAAATGAGGACCCCAGTCTCTGTCAGAACGACGAAAACATCTgcaaaacatgtctttaaatacCAGCTGACTTGTGTCAACTTGTAAAAAGCCAGTGCAACAATGAGGAGCTGAAGTTAGCATCAAGACTGCAGCGCGTCTCCTCTATTATGGTTTCCTGCTCGATGTGTCTGAGGGTCGAAAAACCTCAACCAgggaacacaaagaaaagagcaaCAGCAAGAAGAAGAATGAGCCTAAGCTCTGAAATGTTTCATGCACAAAGTCAGATTTGTACAAATGTGAAGACCTGACTTTATTCCAATCGACTTCATTCCTTTTGATTGTTAATAACGTGAGTTCCTTCTGTTCTTTGCACACATCATTCAAttcaaacacagacattttgaaGTGAGGTTGAAGCTGTGCTGCTCAGTAAACACGGTCCACAATGAACCTGCAGGCGCGACTATATTTCAGCAAGCTATTTGGTGGGATGCACAAGACAGACCACAGGACAGGAAGCTGCGGCGGTTAGAGACCGTTTCAAAAGCACCTTTTAAGTTACGTGCAGATTGCAGTCATGTGTCTTGTGCATTGTTAGGGGGTTTTGAAATGTGTAAGAGGACTAGTGAAATACATGTCCCTTTGAACCGGCTCGGAAAAGAAGGGAGATTTTTTGGCCCTAAGTTTATAACAATTGGTCCAGAAGTTTGGCTTTAACACACTCATAGCCCTCAGATCACGTCAGTAACAGAGGAGGACGCCGCTGGCTTCGAGGTTATCCtgaaaagcatttttaatattaatgtatACTCAAATGAATGCCTCTTTTGTGCACTTTTGGTTTTGCTTTACAATTCAAAACAGGGTTAACTTGTTGGtgtttgtatattatattacattcaTTAACATTTATAATCTAATAAATTAACTCTGACTTTATTCCAGAACAAACAGAAACCTCTAGCAGCTAAAAGTTTATAGGAaatgatgcattttaaaacatttcttaaaccgtttcacctttttttattcatcattaaTCCAGCATCAAgaggaacacatttttcatttggagGTATTAATTATCTAATCCCCAAAAGTTCCAAAAGCATGTACTATAAACCCCCAAAACGATTTTTAAAATAGAGATGAATAAGGGCTAACAGCACTCTGCACATTGAGACTGTCACTGgtagctagcattagcttccATGCTAATCCAAATACTGATTTGCTGTGAGTATATCTGAGGGCTTAAACTGTCTCCATCTTCAAGCTGACAAAAATATCTGAAGCAGAAGTTATTAAATTAACTACTTGGACCACAAACAGGACAGGAAGTGCATCAGGACTCACAGGAAGTTACTAACAACAGGATATATAGGTCAGAATATGTACAAATGATCTGTATTGCTTTGTGAGATGACCTTGAAACCAACAGCGCCCCCATCTGGACGACCTGTGTAATAACGAGGTGAAAATACAAGACATTTAGGGAGTGTTTTATCTTCATGTATGCTGAATAAATCTTAGTCTAAAACGCACAACGCCTCCTATTGACTCATTGCTTCTGTATTATTTTAACAGTAAACTCATAAAGACTTAAGGGACAAAGTAATTACTGATAGTAAAAGTccacatcatttatttccttttatatttcaAGGATTTTTAAGTAAGAATCATCTCGTGATTTCGACACTTGGAAACCAAATAAGATGTAAATAAGTTCATTATGAAACAGTCATGATGTTGACGTGTGTCTGCAAAACAACGTGTTCAGGATCAGTGAACAGGATGTGACACTGTGGGCATATTCAAGACGTGTGTGAGGAGATCCCGAAAACATTTCAGTTCATTCACACAAAATTAAAAGCACTCACCTCATACAAAATGATCCAATAGCTTTATAtataaaagggggaaaaaagcaatatGAATACCAGCTTTTTGCTCATGAGTTTGGAGGAGTAATTTCCCCTAAAGGCTAATCCAAGTTGGATAAAAGGCGTAGAAATGGATTTGAATCTCTACATGTCGTTCACTTTTCATCCAGCTGACGGCTTTGCTGAACGTTCATGCTCCTTTGTGCCCTTTAGTTCCACATATTTCCACCTGTAAGAGTCCTGAACTTTTGGCAAAGGAACAAAAGACAGAGGTTGAGTAGCAGCAGGAGAAGGCATTATTAACTCTTCTTAACCTGGTGCATCTCCCTCCTGATCTGAAGGATTCAAAAGCAGCAGCATGTAGGCCACAAACCAGCCAGGATCAAACCAGCCGATGTCAACGACACAGTCCAGTCAACCAGTCTTATTCCTGAGGTGCCGCACACACAGGGCATCAGGAGATCTGTGATTGGCCGGGCTTGGTGAATTTGCTCTGCAGGAACACTCTGGGGACACACAGCCCCTCCTTCTTGTTGACAGTCTCTCTCAGGACGTAGTCGTTGGAGACGGACAGGAGGCCGGCGTCCGCAAACAGCTCGGCCAGGAACTCTGAAATCAAATGGAGAGAGCAGACTGAGCCTTTAGAAGAGGAAAAACCAGGCTGctgttagttagttagttagttagttagttagttagttagttagttagttagttgtcagtccgtccgtccatccatcctgCAGAGGTCAAGTAGTTCACCTTTAGAGAAGAAGTAGGACCTGGTTCCGTCTTGCCGGACGTAGAAGTTCTCCCCCAGCTTGCTGCCGGCTTTGAATCGGAGCATGGCGTGGTCGTTCAGACCGTAGTCTCTGAACAGCACGATGCCTCCGGGCTTCAgcaccttacacacacacacacacacacacacacacgtaacaTGATTAGACCGCCTGAAGCAACTTGGTTATCCCGGGCTGCGTCACCCTCACCCTGTTGATGTTCTGCAGAGCCAGCTTTATCTTGTCGGGGTGGACGGCTGACAGGACGAAGATGAGAGTGACGACGTCCACGCTGCCCTCGGGGACATCTCCCCTCAGGTCGTCTTTGGTCAGGTCGCACTGGAAGGCACAGCAGCGCTCGGGGCAGTACAGAGGGTTTAGCTGTGAGCAgatgaggaagagaggaggatttATATACAAGGACATATAAAATGGAAAGAGGATTCAGGGATTAAATGTTTCTTACTTTGACAAACTCCACCGCTCGTGGGGAGAAGTCACAGGCATACACGAAGATGTTGAGGTCGTCCGCCAGCAGAGGGAAGAGGCAGTTTCCGACCCCGCAGCCGgcctccagcagcaccagccTCTGAGACTCAAACTGCAGATCAGACGGGACAAATGTTCAGTTCATCcctttattattaaaacacttttcccacctttttaaaacattcccACGGGTTTGTTCatataatatatcatattatattttggtaatttcaatagtgtttacttgtcagacagtttattattatttaacttcatagtcaactgtacttggcaataaacctgtttctgattctgataacaTCACTAATGTTAAATTATAATGTTAAGATAAATACAGGTggggtttaagatacacttaTTCCCTTTGGATGAAGTGTGTGCtctgcagaggagggagaagtacttgatcttgtacttgagtaaaagtagaagtactcagatcttgtacttgagtaaagtagaagtactcaggtcttgtacttgagtaaagtagaagtactcagatcttgtacttgagtaaagtagaagtactcaggtcttgctcttgagtaaagtagaagtaccagagtgtaggaatactctgtcacagtaaaagtattctaaatgttcctccagtgaaagtagaaagtactctcctctaaatgtacttaaagtagcgacagtaaaagtagtcattgtctgattggtccatttcagaataatatctctgatatgttttataatgattgatcattaaagtgttctcagagctggtaaaggtgcagctagtttgaatggctttgtatactgcagggtagctgctggatttactgcaggtgaactacagtctgatttaagggagattatatttaccatcagtaatcctaatctgcctagcaactaggggtaataaatacatgtagaggagGAAAAGTACACCTCTGCTCACCTCTCTGCATGCTTTGAGCTCCTCAAACTCTCTGGTGGTCCAGTGTCTGTCCTTGAAGAAATTGGTGgtgtttcttttgtaaaacaAGTCCCAGTTTTTCTGAGCTTCTTTCTCCAACTTCATGAGTTTGAAGTCGGACACCAGAGCTTTTTCTTGGCTCAGTGTGTCCAGCTGCTCCTGAGTCAAAACCCTGGAGGAGGAGGCTTTGTTCTGCCCCAAAACACACGGGGGAATATCATCTTTTAATCCCACTTCTTCTTCAGGAGGTGATGTTTTAATATCCACTGGGAAACTTTCACTTTTCGACATGATGCTTTCTAGAAAGAAATAATGCCTTCCTGCTCGGTTTCTGTCAGTAAAGTTGCCTTTTGTTAActaatgagaaaataatattCTTCACAAGGTTATaaatccagttgtttgtatgaAGAATAACGCTGAAattaacttaattaaaaataaaaataaaacctgcatttttccacattttgtgGTCCATCTTGTCCGTTGTGTAAATCCTTCCGTGTAGCACCCAACACTTTGGTTCCATTTCTTCCGCCCGTAACCCACTGGATCAAAAACAGTTACAATACAACCAGTACACGTAgttgtcatattttatattttgagtttatttgagaaaaataaactgtcaaaaatgtgttatattttattaaaacacacaatagtTGTTCAAGTAAATTATTGTCGGTTACATTTCAAAGCCGCACCAAAACCGGAAAAGGAGGGGCTAAAGGGGTGTTTTGCTAATGGCTAGCTTCGGGAGGCTAACTCTGCTTCTTATTCTGATCTTTCTGATATAAACACACTCTGTTTgcctttcattattttaataataaaccGAGACATGAACGGGAGTACGAATCCGCTGCTGGACAAAGAGGAGCATGTTCTGAAGCTCGGGGAGAGCTTTGAGAAGCGGCCCAAATCCTCCTTTCATACTATCAGATGTgagtggaaaaacaacaacaacaacactgtttaatgaactgttgttttttagttATCCCGCTGGCATGAACAGGGAGGATGTTACATAATATGGCCAATTAGGGGGAGACGAAAATGAAGTAATTTGCATAACCCCCCATCGTCACACCCACTAACGACACAGCATGTTAAGTGGGCGTACTGCTGATGACCAACTTCTTGTGtggtaaaagtacatttttagaaaCGAAGGGCACACGTGTTGTTTTCTGACATATTCATATCATTACCTCCTGTTCAAAAGTAGCTGGGAATGCACTTTAGCCAGAACAATGTGGTGTGAAAGTGTATTTACCGCATGAATAAGGACTAGTTTCACTCAGAAACCAGAATATTCACTCAGTGCTTTTAGCTCTTGTGAGTGACTTCTTTTACTTTCTTGGGAGGTTTTGTCAGCTTTCTGCTCCATATGATGGTCATTGTCCGTTTTTTCAGATGACTTCAAACCAGCATCTATCGACACGAGCTGTGAGGGAGAGCTGCAAGTtgggaaaggagaggaagttACCATCACGTTACCTCACATCCCAGTAAGGCTGTCGGTCAATTTGTTTACCCGTGCTTCtgtgaagaaaacacaaacccAAACAAATCCACCAGACAGTTAATTGCAGTACAGCTGACGAGGAGCTACTGTGTGTTGTGAGAAATCCCCAAACAATGCAGACAAGATTCTTCTTTTCTTAATTAAAAGGTTGCTGTTTGCCAAACCTCTCAATGTTAGCTTCTGCTGACCTCCAGAGGGGAAGTTTACACGGTGTCGTCGCCTCCAATGctcttatttttgttattaatcCTTCTGTTCGTGTCCATTTTGTCATCTTAGAGAGACTGTTTCCCATGTTTTACTGAGTGTgaggtttcttctctctttgaacattgtttttttagtcttttaagtttagtttttaccttgattgtttttatcattGGAGAAGattctaaaaaaacaacaaaggggaaagtggcagctcctaaactacctgcCAGGTGAGGCTATAATGGTTATTTACAGAATAGAAGGAGGTCAAGGCCATCTGGCTGTGTGACATCCGGGGCAGACTCTGAATAGAGTTTAGTTTTGAAAAACAGGTCAGTGATCTAGACACTTTTAATCAATGCTGGTACTACGAGGACATTGTCTGTTCCCTAATCAACGACGCATTGCATTTTGCACACGTGTTATTGGATAGTTTCTGTTTATTCTTCTGAGTAAATTCTGAGGATCTTTTGCACATTCAAGCAATTGGAAAATCCGTGTTCACTTCTGATAAACCCCTGAGGTGGAGAAAGCTGAGATATTCACATCGTTGCGCTTCTTCCAGGGCTCCACGCCTCCCATGACGGTGTTCAAAGGGAACAAGCGGCCGTACCAGAAGGACTGCGTGCTCATCATCAACCACGACACCGGGGAGTTCGTGCTGGagaagctgagcagcagcatccAGGTCAAGAAGACCAGGTGAGAGGTTAAAGGTCATTCATCACAGGAGGAGAAATCTGTTATTGATCTCAGACCCCTCTAATTATCCCCCTATCATTTTATACAAAACCTTATTACCAAACTGTTTGTTGTCAGTGCATTTTGTGAGATATCTTTTGCTCCAACTTTTGCGCGTGTGATTATTTCCACGCTGAATTCAGGGCTTATGTAGCACATATATAaccaataatattacatttaaatacatttaaaaacagttataaGAAAGCCAAGAGTGTACAAATCAAAACCAGCTTCAGTAAAATAAGAGTAAAGGTTACGGTGCAGGGAAACacttttaataaaaagaaacgGTAAAAATCAAAGTCTTCAGCCTCGATTTCAAAAAGTGAAAGTTGACGTTTTCTGGGAGTTTTGTTCTGTTCGAGATGAATGAGCCAGGATAGATCCAGACAGATTCAGAAGAAGTCCTGAAGgacttactgtgtgtgtgtgtgtgtgtgtgtgtgtgtgtgtgtgtgtgtgtgtgtgtgtgtgtgtttcagggcgGAGGGCAGCAGTAAGATCCAGGCACGGATCGAGCAGCAGTCGGTCCGGTCCAGCCAGCCCACCGCTCAGTTTCGGGCCCCTACCAAGCCCGGGGCCGGGGCCAAGACCTCCCCTTCTCCCTCTAAAGATAACCCGTCCCCGGAGCCTCAGCTGGACGACATCAAGAGAGGTGAGGAGGTCCAGCCACGAGCGCGACGCAGCCATGATCATTACACGTGGAACATAGCGTATACTGTGTTCGGTTACATGTTGCATTATATCACATTTAGCTGAAGCTTTTATCCGAAACCACATATTTTGAGCGTTTGAATTGCAAATCTTGCGGCGTTAAGCGGGTGAACAGATGATGAATAAGGATATAACATGTTCTGAGTGTGACCCTGCTGCCCCCCTGCTGTCCCCCTGCAGAGCTGCGTGCCGAGGTGGAGGTGATCGAGCAGAtgagcagcagcggcagcagcagctcctcggACTCGGCCAGCGCGTCGGCCAGCGGAGACGACAGCAGCGACGGAGAGCATGACGCCCCTCCCCGACCGCTCAGCCAGACCTCCCCTGGCCGCCCCCCCACGGCCAACGGAGGACAGCAGGGCAGCAACCAGCTCATGAACACACTCCGTGAGTCTCTCGAGGTCACTTCTCCGTGGTCTCCGTGTCTTTTAGAATTAATTTCTTAACTGGTATACAAGACTTACACTGGTTAGGTACTCTCTATTGTCTCATGTCGTCAACATAAATACTTACACATATTCATAAATGTTTGCctttaaaataatccaaaagtCCCCCAAAATGTGGgaaaaaacacacttcaaaaaaaCCCAGTAGACagcagaaaacattttaaacccaactttgaattattaatatcctccttcaattgttttttattttgcaatgttttatttattcatgttcttAAATGTCTTtccacatgaaaacacacatggtCAGTGTTCAGGTTGgagagttatttatttatatccgtttatctatttttatttatgtaattatgGCAGAAAACTCGCCAataacacttttcttttcacagGAAACGACCTTCAGCTCAGCGAGTCGGGCAGCGACAGTGATGACGACTAaactctcttcctctccacacacacacacacacacacacacactcctctccacTGGTTCCTTTGCTGTGACAGCTCCCAGCGGTGtatctgtatgttttattttttattttcgtATATCCTTAAAGCTGGTCGGCCagagtgtattttttattagaagtatattttattttgtatagcGAGACAGAGAAACTTTTACCCGGGCGGTTTAGAAGATTATATATGAGAGTGCACTTACGTATTTTCTGTACTCAGAGCAGCTACTTTTATCTACATGTATGGTCTGTTTCCTGTTGGGTTTGTCTGTCGGGGAGTCGGTGACCACTCCCTCACCTCGTCTGTGTTTAATCTGAGAAGGCTGTGGGAAGCTTCTCTACTTCtatgtcatgtttttattgttgtgaaaAAATGCAGAACTTCCTGTGCATCAGCAACAGGTCGATGGAAAACCAATCTATTAAGTGACTGTATAGTATTCTAGACGTCATTACAGAGACCTTAATTAACTTTGAGTTAATTGCTCTTATGGAATGATTTCACAGGACTTGATTATGTTGTTTACTGACATGACCTTTTATTACCTGAAAAACAGTGAAGCTGCAGGTGTTTATCTGCATGTTGGGATTCTTTCTGACCACTAGGGGGCAGCCAGGACCTTCACACTGACAGATCTGATCTGTATAAGCTTTTAATGTTTGCTAATGGTTAGCAAGCAGTTGAATGTAAAGAATCCACCAAATCCAAACAGAATATCCTGCTACAGTTTTTGATTGAGCTTCAGGAACTCAAACCCTAAACATGTGGTGTGTTTGTAGCCggagaatataaaaaataagctAAAAGGGGATAAATATTCCAGTCAAGCTGCAAAATTGTCTCAGATAAGTGTTACCTGATGAAAAGGTCCTCAGCAACGTGTGAACAACACCATCCATCAAACAGAGACGGAGACGAAGATCAGTCCTGTGTGCATTAAGTTCCACCTTAATGGTCCTTTTGCAACGTCCCAGTGTAACCAGTTACAGTATGAAACGTACTCTACTATTATTCGTCAAAGCCTATGCTGACAACGCTCTAAAACCTTTAACTACTCACCGTCACAGCCGTTTTACTCAAATTACTGACTTTAAAAGTAATCAAATGCTATTTATCTGTTAAAGCTAATCAAAGTAAGGTCTTCATTTTAGAAAACCtgaaaaacacacctgagatcaAATTATACACGATTACATCGAgaataaaatgcattgtttcactttttttttttaaatcagttttcaATCAAACAGACCACACCTTATTTTTAGATCCCACATTTCCATACGATATTAAAGGATCACTCCATGCCTCACAGTGTCTCAGTGAAGGTGAACGTGTTGTTTTGTGAAAAAGCCAAAGAGTGAAAGCTGCCCCTCATCGTGTCGGTGTCTAATCCTCTTCATTCTGCTTTCATTAAAACCTGTCTCTTGATGCGAGGTCAGGGAAAATCTGCAGGAGACGCGTGGTGCTGACTGTACGGTAAACCAATGCAACAACAACCTGCACAGAAACACtatcattcattttattggGCTTTCATTGATCCTGTCAGGAAATGTAGGAGTTATAA
Proteins encoded:
- the eaf1 gene encoding ELL-associated factor 1, which codes for MNGSTNPLLDKEEHVLKLGESFEKRPKSSFHTIRYDFKPASIDTSCEGELQVGKGEEVTITLPHIPGSTPPMTVFKGNKRPYQKDCVLIINHDTGEFVLEKLSSSIQVKKTRAEGSSKIQARIEQQSVRSSQPTAQFRAPTKPGAGAKTSPSPSKDNPSPEPQLDDIKRELRAEVEVIEQMSSSGSSSSSDSASASASGDDSSDGEHDAPPRPLSQTSPGRPPTANGGQQGSNQLMNTLRNDLQLSESGSDSDDD
- the mettl6 gene encoding tRNA N(3)-methylcytidine methyltransferase METTL6, which gives rise to MSKSESFPVDIKTSPPEEEVGLKDDIPPCVLGQNKASSSRVLTQEQLDTLSQEKALVSDFKLMKLEKEAQKNWDLFYKRNTTNFFKDRHWTTREFEELKACREFESQRLVLLEAGCGVGNCLFPLLADDLNIFVYACDFSPRAVEFVKLNPLYCPERCCAFQCDLTKDDLRGDVPEGSVDVVTLIFVLSAVHPDKIKLALQNINRVLKPGGIVLFRDYGLNDHAMLRFKAGSKLGENFYVRQDGTRSYFFSKEFLAELFADAGLLSVSNDYVLRETVNKKEGLCVPRVFLQSKFTKPGQSQIS